ATGGGCCGAGTTTGACCTCAGAGTTCATCGTTTATCGCAAAAAGACCAGGAAGCTCAATCGGCTTTTACAAGTATCTGCTTCTCTTAAGGACCAACTACCTGAACACCATCGAGCTTTGCAGGAGGCTTTTCCTATGATCCCCGATACGCGGACATTCcatattcttcttgctcacCACGCCTATCGATCGGGCAACTTGCACGCTTTCATGTCGGTCATAAGTGACATGGAAAAGACCTTTTCAATTCCACCGCGTGGAATGATATATTTGTTGCTTTTCGACGGATTCGCTTACAATGgccgaaagagaaagggcTGGACTGCTGAACGGCTGTGGAACGCATGGCGAGCGTATCTTCGCGCTCTCTACGAATCAAAGAACAGATTCAATGATCGCTTTCATTTTCGTACAGCAAAGCTCGTCTGGGAAAATCCGCTAGGAAATAGCGCTGCATTATTGGCAGCACAGACACCTACActgccaagaaaaccaatggGCTTATACACCCCATTGCCCTCGGGCAGGTCCGAGGCAAAGACCACGTCTGAAGAACACCAGCAGGAGCAGGTAGACGAGAGTAACGAAGCAAGCAAGGAAGATTTTGAAGAATTAAGTGCCAATGATGGGACAACTGAATTCGATGATGACATTGATACCGACGAGCTGTTCAGTTTCCGAGGCCGAGACCAGCATGCCGAGGACGGTGAGCTTGAAGGGCTGGAGCGCCAGATTGAGAATGGAGTATTTTTAGGCCGCCGGATGattatcatcatccttcGAGCATTCGGTGCCTGCTGCGGACCTAAGGAAGTCATGGAGGTCTGGCTGCATATCGAACGACTTTGGCAACCAAAAAGGCGCAAAGCGCTTGACGTCATGGCCGTgaaagaagagctggagaagcagatAAACAAAGGCAGTAGGAGACACTGAAGTCTGACTGAAAGAAATTCAGTGCATGTACATTATAGACCTGTTATATATACCCTCCAGGTGCATACCATTTGATGACAGCTATTAGACTAACTGCACTATTCTGATCATGTACAGTGAATATTTTTGTGATATCTAGTTTTAGCAATAATAAATTGAAATTCAAAAGAATTGAACATCCAGAAAATAGACAAGATATTAGGGGTGTTTATTACCTTTACTGCATCAGGAAAGGTAATGACTGCCATCCCACGTGATATCGCGTTCCGTCTTCTATTCCAACGCGTTTCGCGGATTTTCCCCAAAGTAAATTCAAACAAgccttctcttttttctcattAAGACCGCACATACTTTGATGTAAAAGATGCAGCGGAGATGATAAACGACAATCTGAAGCGTCGCAAGGTAGACTTAGACTTTTATCTACACCGGGTTTTCCGAAAGAAGTCGTTCCGGTAAGTTCGTATACTCTTGGGCTGGCACTTGAACTAATCTTATGCTCTGAATAGTCCTCTACAGCGAGAGGTAGTCACGGCGGCCATGGAAGGTCATGATGTCTTCCTGCAGGCATCTACATCTTTTGGAAAGAGCCTGTGCTTCCAATTGCCTGCTGtcatcagccatggcggTTGGTCCACCTCCATCATGTAGACTTCGGTCTGAGACTTTCGTTGTATTCTAAATATTCCTCTCTTACACAGTGACTGTCGTTGTATGCCCTCTCCTCGCATTGATGGTAAGTTAAGGAAACGCAATGCCAGGAATCCAGGTCATTGAAGCAACACAACCTACAGACAGACCAAGTAAACGCGCTCCAAGCCCTAGGAGTAGCAGTGGCAACAATCAATTCGACTACCTCACTTTCAGAGAGACGCGAGATCCTCGCCGACCTTCTCTCAGGACATCCCCGAACCCGCCTTCTTTATGTAACCCCAGAGCTATGCCAAACGGAGACGTTCCGGCGAAATCTCCAAACTATCCATTCCCAGGGAGAGCTCAATCGTGTCGCCATCGACGAGGCCCACTGCATCAGTGAATGGGGCCATGACTTCCGCCCAGCGTACAAGGAACTGTCTTGGTTCAAACGGGCCTTGAACAACCCCCCAGTTCCGATCAGCGCCTGCACGGCCACCGCAACCCCGCGTGTCCGTCAGGATATCATAAATCTCCTCGGTTTAGATCCCGGCCAATTGAAGATTTTCAATACACCATCAGCTCGACCAAACATACATTACGAGATCAGATATCTCCCAAATCCTATCGACGATTCAGGAGACTCTGGAAAGGCCCAAGTTAACGACTTCGTCTCCTGGCTGAAGTCCATCCAGAGCCGTCGAAGAGCCAGATTGGGGGGAAATGACGCTAATCTTCCACCTATATCCGGTATCATTTACGTGTCCTTCAGATCATCGTCGGAAAACCTTGCCGGCATTCTGTCAACATCATGGAACGGCAATATCCGAGCAGTTGCCTATCACGCCGGTCTTTCCTCCCAAGACAGGACCCAGATTCAGTCACAGTGGACATCCCCACAGTCACTCTCAGAACCAAACGACCAAACCCCAGCGTTCTACATAATAGTCGCAACTAATGCGTTCGGCATGGGCATCGATAACCCCCATGTTCGATTCGTAGTTCACTGGAACCCTCCCCGAAGCTTCGAGGGGTTTGTACAAGAGTCCGGTCGCGCAGGTCGCGATGGCCGTGCCGCCGCATCAATCGTTTACTTCAACACCCAAGAGCGAGATAAAGTACTCGATCGTCTCCGACGAGACGTTGAAAATGCCTACAATCGCGCCAACAAGAAACCAGCGAATGGAGTATCCAAGGACGATCCTAACAGCAATCTTCAAAATCAATACGCTCGGCTGCGGAGTTTTCAAAAAGTTGTTCGCTATTGTGAGTCAACTAGCCGGTGCAGGCACGAGATGATTAAGGATTTCTTCGGAGACCTAGAACTTGAGAGGATGGGTTCTCAGGCCCCGAGCTCCGAAATGAAAACAGGCTCAAGCGCATCGCCGTGCGACTTTGCTTGTGATTTTTGCAAGGAAGGCCCCAGGGGTCTAACGCTTCGCAAGGCAAGAATGGCCATTGAGAATGAGTTAATGGACTGTACGCAGTGGGATTACATGTCGAACATGGAGGCAATGTATCCGGATGCTTTTTCTGGTTTCGACTAGAGATGAACTGCAGCGTGGTTATGTACCCCGTTGCTCTTATGTATAGTTAACGACATGCAGGCGTATAATTATAAACGATTAGATTAATACCCCTACCAGATATGGTTTCTTAGATTTCGGAGTGTCTGTATAGGACAGACCTTTGGCACTATGTACAAATTCTATCCCTTCTTCCAGCGATATAGTCCACACATCATAGCCCAGAATTGTCCGGGCATGGTATTCAAAGAATAGTGGCAACATGTGTACTAAGTATGAACCTTCCGGATTCACGATTCCCAAATGTATGATTCATCCGAAAACCAATACTCTCTACTAACTACGGATTATATCTTATTTAGCgttgagaaaagaatatgGAGCTGAGCGAGGAATTCCAATCTTTTCTAGCACGAACACAATATTGCCCAAATCCGACTTCATCAGATGTCAAACATGGGAATAAGCTATAAATTTTCACCTGGCCAATAAGTGAATTTATCGGCGACGGTAACAAGTTAGGGTATTTTGATTCCTCCTGCTTTTGTGGTTGTCTCCATCTCAAATATCTAGCCGAGGACAAGTTCACAGGCCCGGTGGCGGTGGGACCTATATCATGCCGGGTCAGTAaagtctttctttcataATACTGGGACAAAGTACGTACTGCACTGTAGCTGCCGCCggggggaggtggaggggggGAACCTG
The sequence above is a segment of the Aspergillus oryzae RIB40 DNA, chromosome 3 genome. Coding sequences within it:
- a CDS encoding putative RecQ family helicase RecQ (ATP-dependent DNA helicase); the encoded protein is MINDNLKRRKVDLDFYLHRVFRKKSFRPLQREVVTAAMEGHDVFLQASTSFGKSLCFQLPAVISHGVTVVVCPLLALMTDQVNALQALGVAVATINSTTSLSERREILADLLSGHPRTRLLYVTPELCQTETFRRNLQTIHSQGELNRVAIDEAHCISEWGHDFRPAYKELSWFKRALNNPPVPISACTATATPRVRQDIINLLGLDPGQLKIFNTPSARPNIHYEIRYLPNPIDDSGDSGKAQVNDFVSWLKSIQSRRRARLGGNDANLPPISGIIYVSFRSSSENLAGILSTSWNGNIRAVAYHAGLSSQDRTQIQSQWTSPQSLSEPNDQTPAFYIIVATNAFGMGIDNPHVRFVVHWNPPRSFEGFVQESGRAGRDGRAAASIVYFNTQERDKVLDRLRRDVENAYNRANKKPANGVSKDDPNSNLQNQYARLRSFQKVVRYCESTSRCRHEMIKDFFGDLELERMGSQAPSSEMKTGSSASPCDFACDFCKEGPRGLTLRKARMAIENELMDCTQWDYMSNMEAMYPDAFSGFD